Below is a genomic region from Thalassophryne amazonica chromosome 3, fThaAma1.1, whole genome shotgun sequence.
atagagtctgaaatgtggaggttttcagcttaaaacaggctgacgacggcgcctgggagtgctgcacgacgtctcgctccgtgggaagtccttaaagcgacagtatcacctcaaaatctctcatcagcagttaaaattttcaccgaaaaccagcttaattttttgaactgtgtccacttcgatgtgtctcacaggtttagaaaaaattttgatcaaacaaagcaccagtctctcagcaacttctcagacaaaggaattccgatgaggggctggacgactcctcccacaaggagtgttcacaggtgaatgacgtcaccgacaggcgtggaaaaaactcacgcatgcgcacgagggttcaagcatgtctgacgtaaaacacatatgaatgaaatccatatagtttttgaaaaaaataaaaaggacctatactttattgacagccgtcgtataaatgcagtccattctatggatggatggatggatgtccatAATTATGTTGTACATTGTGTTTGACTGTTTCAGGGTGGGAATTATGTTACCTCTTTCAACCAACCGAAATCAAAGAGACGATTTGGCAGATCATTCATGCGAAGTTTCAAGCGAAAGGTCAGCCATTTATGCATTTTCTCAGCCTTTTGGTTGTCTACATATTGTTAACCTCATGGCTTGTATGTAATGTGACAGTTCACATATAAGACTGGTTGCAtttgcctgtttgttttttgagAGGAAAAAGCGAGTCCGTGTGAAAAATAAGCCCATGTCTGATGGAGAATCAGAGTACAGCAGCAGTAGGGAAAGAACACAAATTGCTTATCATCCCAAGTAAGGCTATGTTTCAAATTAAATAATTTAGACATTTATTCTGTTGTATGCCGTAGGAAACACTTGTATATCTGTAACTCTCCCTTCAGAAGGAGGAAAACTATGAGACTGTCCCGGGCTCTATCTGATCTGGTGAAGTACACAAAATCTGTCCATGTGTATGACATAGAAACACAAGGTAAATTCAAGGGTTGTTTAAATGAACACCCAACTGCAACTCCTGGTGTAcacattactgtagtattaatGCTAGCTTGGGGATTCTTTTCAATCTCTGGCAGCATTCACAAGCAGTTGGCAGGTATCATCCCTCAATGAGACTGTTGTGAACCAGATATTACAGCTGAAGCCGTACGAGCTGGTCCGTTTCAATCAACGCCAACTGCTGAGAGTTTACCCATCCAACTACAGAGTGGACTCAAGTAACTTCAACCCACAGCCATACTGGAATGCAGGATGCCATATGGGTAAGGCAGAATGACTACAGTACTGCCAGCATTTAGGGGTAAAGGGCATCTGTTTGCTGTTGCTGTTTTCAATATTTGCTGATTTGTCATTTTAGTTGCAATGAATTATCAAACAGAAGGCCGTATGCTTGAACTGAACCGAGCCAAGTTCTTTAGTAATGGAAACTGTGGATATGTTCTGAAGCCTAAGTGTATGTGTAAAGGTATGCATATATTTACAGTAAGTTTGATTGTCCATAACTACCCTTGTGTAAGGAACTAGTATATTTTCTTGGTTTTCCTCAGGTGCTTTTAACCCCATGTTGGAGGATCCTCCACCAGGTCCCACGAAAACTCAGTTAGTGCTAAAGATCATTAGTGGACAGCAGCTTCCAAAACCCAAAGACTCAATGTTTGGGGACAGAGCAGAGGTGAGGCCAGCATACAAAAGGCTTAACTCTGGCTCTATCATCAATGCATAGCAAATGAACATATATCTTTGCTTATGCATTTCCAGATTATTGATCCCTTTGTTGAAGTCGAAATTATTGGTTTGCCAATTGACTGCAATAAGCAGCAGACCGGTGTGGTGAATGATAATGGTGTGTGCTTGCAAACTCCATCTTCAGTACATATCATTTTTACACAGACTACAATCTTACTTTTTTAATCTGGATAACTTCTTAACTGTTACAGGTTTCAACCCTATGTGGGAGGAGACCCTTGTCTTTGACATTCACATGCCACAAATTGCTCTGGTGCGTTTCCAAGTGTGGGATTACGACCCCATTGGACGAGCTTTCATTGGACAGAGAACTATAGCTTTCATCAGTATGATGCCAGGTACATCTGTTATGCACACTGAAGGCTTTCTTCAGAAGAACTTTCCAGTGAGGTCAATAAGTATTTTGACATTAACAGTTTGTATAATCTTGCCTCTCTGTACAATACCACCACAATGAAGTGTGATGGTTCTTTCATCTTGAGGTCACTACAACAGATCTGGTAGGGATCTGTCTGGTGATTTGTTGCATTTTACatgggatgcccttcctgacacaactccaaattacatgggtggtcttgaactgagaaacttgtgttgtgaaagcacgtgcacaaaccacttggccatcatgaTGCCCCACCACAATGGCATACAGCATTAACCATTTTGTAATTATGGCCTTTTTTATTAACAGTCCTTCCATTTTCagagtccataagtaattggacaaattaaatatGAAGAATAATGTTTATACATTTCATGACTTTTATGGCCAGTTTTCTGGAAAATCTGTCACAGAATGTGGAGGAGTGGTACAgaaagctgacacacacaaactcagACTCACAGACAGTGGTGTCGGAataatcaaaaatgctttatgcaGAAATCAGGCAGAGGTTCTGTACACAGTATGACAGTCAGCCAGGCGGAGGTAACAGACAGCCATGAGGAAGAGGCGTGGTCCAAAAAATGTGCAAAGTTCAAAACACAGAGAGACGAAATTCAAAGGCTGAGACAAAAGCGAGGCCCAAAAAACAAAGCAGCAGAGTTAAACACAGCTTGGCAGAAGAACTATGACTAAACAATGACGATGATTACAATACAAAGGCTGGAACGAAGGCAGAAGCACAACGAACTGACAGTGACAAACATACCACACGGGGCTTAAATACACCACAGGAAAATCAGGGTGTGATGACAGACAGGTGCAGAGAACATACAGTACATGAAGGAGGCATGGTTGGACAAGACGAAGATGAGGGAAGACAGGAGACAAGAGAGTCAGTGACAGATGGGGCGTGACTGACAGGAGCAGAGGCAAGAATAATCAGTGACAGTAACACCACCCAAAACCatcagtgatcaaaataaaataccTAAAGCAAAGATGAGCAAAACCAAAGGCTTAATAAATAAAATGCCCACACAAAGGAACAAAGAATCAAACTAGGACCAAAGAGATCAACAAAACCAAACTAAGACAGAACCacagaggttatatatgactactagagtccgcactccaaatgctgcccactaaacgcgAATGTCCCTTCACtgacagcgacatgacacctcctaaccgggcaaaatattgacaaagtgccCAGATGTTAATACATTTTCAATGAGGATAtgcaactgaacacactcagaaaaaaagctagcaaaatacatgttaaaatgccattctgacctggatatcgagcctgTAAATTTAATTTAGAataaattatgtaaggaaagtattaaacttactctgacacccacacatttccaaatattagtgttgaaagatgCATGGACctgatctgttccagctgtgATAAAtcagctgctgagctgagacgtcctgcagctgcagctgtgttcgcTTCACGACTCATCAGtctattacaatacatttatatatattatatttttacacaattatcctttattgactgagtttcattcatgaagtcagtggtgtgggtgcacatctTTGTGTGAGGTTGACTGAGTGGCACagcacgggtcattataatctgtgAGCAGTGGCTCGGTTATTTAAggcgcaaaataaaataaaaaatcgtcagtcttgtcgaacaattttggTAAATCTGTTGAATTAAAATTGAATATTGACAATACTAgtgcatcttgattgtttcatttcaactctgttGTGGTGTTGTACAGAGGCAAATATTACGTCACTGTCCACCTGCTTATGGACATGACTGTACACTGCACACTTTGTTTTATTCAGCTTAATTAATGATTTAAACAAAAACTTGAAACAGACTTACTGAACTGCTGAATTTAATTTTCACAAAAGATATGTTAATCTTTTTGAGCTTTAAGATGATTCTTTTGCCATAAACCTTTTAGGTTATCGTCATGTCTACCTGGAAGGGACAGCAGAGTCATCAATTTTTGTTCACGTTGCTACCAGTAATGGAACAGGGAAGGTAAGTTACCGCAGACAGACTTGCACATTCGACCTCACTTGACAGGTCTAACTTAAATCCTTTGGTTTTGTCTATAAAACAGGTTAAATCGACAAATGCTGTGAAAGCAGCGATCCAGAAAGCAGCACAGAAACACATGAAGGGTCACAAAACGCAGTTTTCTCAAGACTTCCTTGTCCCTtcgtcagaggaaggacagccggTGCATAACCACAAGGATCTGGATTCAGTCTCCCAGGACAGCAAAAATGGAGAAATGTCTTCTTTGATAGAAGGACCAGCAGCCAAGGCTGCTATCCACAAATGTGCCATGAGTGAACCAGTGAGGCGTGCTCATAAGATTAAAATTCATGACCCCACAAAGCTAAGGAAAGGGCTCCTCAGTCGCATGTCCTCCACCGTCTCCCATTCAGGTGTGCCTGTACCCTGTGTGAAAGCATATCATTCAGATCTTGAGACCTCTTCACATAGTTCAAATGCAAAGAGTCCTTCTTCTGAGAGCCAAAATCCATTTCAAGTGGATATGGTGACGGAACCTAAATCTCCACAATCAAACTGGTATGACCAGCAGAACCTTAGCCAGACATATGAGCTTGAACCAGAGCAGGCTGGAGCGTCTGAGGAAAGACTAAAAAAATCAGACCGAGAGAACAGCATTGTCCTTGACCTGGAACAGCCTGAATCATATGAAGAAATGATAAAAGAGCCAGACCCAGAGGAGAGCATTGCCCTTGACCTCGAGCAGCTTGAAGCAACTGAAGAGCTATTAAAAGAAACAGACCCAGATGAGATCATTGCCCAGGAGTTTGAGCAGCTTGAAGGACCTGAGAAAATACAAGCAGAAATAGATCCAGATGAGTTCATTTCCCTCAACTTTGAGCAGCCTGGACCATCTGGGAAAATCCCAAAAGAACAAGAGTTAGACCAGAACTTTGCCCATGACCCAGAACGACCACTAAAAACTCAGATTCAAGCTGATTCAGTCCCTCTGCCTGAGTTTGTGACTCTGCTCAAAATTAAATCGAAATTCTCACCACTTGTCCCTCCATCATCCCCTGCCAGGGTTAGACGCACCTTGGAGGCTCCAGCAGTCCTTCGACCATCTAGCCCTGTACGAACAAAGGCCTGCTCACGCAGTTGCCCGCGAAAACAGACTACCTTACCTCAGACACCTATGGTGAAACATAGTCCGGTTGTCCACCGGGAGAAAGAGCATACCCATCACTACAGCAACTACAGCTACCAGGTGAGGCCCATACCCAACGGCCTCTGCCTGTCCGACTGCTCGTCCAGCAGTGGCGGCAGCACCGACAGCCTGGAGTTTGTGCGTTCCTGCGTGCCACCTGCTGGAAAAGAACGTGATGGCACCTTGCAGAGGGAGATGAAGGCCCTTTTTGACCAGAAGATGAGAGAGATCCGCTGTAAATCACCGCTTTTTTTCTGAGGGGTGAGTGATAAGTTAAATAAATAACTGCACCTGGACATTTCTTTTTTCTACCCCTATCGTGGTTATattatgggttttttttaataccatttgtcgttgttgttttttaaagtagATCACAATCAGTGTTGtcatagttactttttagttactttgtacagttacttcattagcagctttatgcagttgctTTAATAGCAGCTGTCGAATAAGTAacataactaataaggtaactagtaatctaacttggttactcttaagattgagtaatcagcaaagtaactaataatacTTTTCTGCATACTCAATCTTAAaattaaccaagttagattactagttactttattagttacattcagcagctgccgacaagttgtccacagctgcaaatgaagtaactgtaaaatgtaactgtttaaagtaactaataaagtaacttttcaaagttactgtggcagcaCTGATCACAATTTACAAACATAACCACTAAAGTTACAAGGGTTTTTGGAATAAAACCAAACGCAAATGAAAGGTGTCATCATCATcacactgagagagatccacgTCCGAGAGCTCATATTAGTCATACACGTAAACTTTAGAGTGTGCACAATGTTTGGATTACAAAAACCTGTGGTGATAATTTATTCATTAGAATCCACCAACTTTTTGTTGAACGGTAACACAATTCCTGGTTTATTATTCTCTCACTCCTGAACCAAAGTCAGTTATAAGCAAGGAATATGGTAACGAGTTACCAtaaacaatgtattttttttttaataaacatgaTTTCCTTTTGATTTCCTTGTGACGTCATCATGACACCACTCAtaacaatcacaaatattttgctgagcaATATAAACTTTAGATCATCTCTACAGCTGTACTGGTTGTACAGTGACAGCAGAAACCATGtaccatgtttttgttgaccttgaccttgacctttgtccagTCCCCTCATCTTGAGATATTTGCTCAAGTAATATTCCCattaagtttggtgaaaatccatccagcCGTTTTGTAGTTATCttgttcaaacacacacacactgaatgctGTTGAACGCATTCCCAGCACATAAGGTAAAGAGACGCATGGATGCAAAGTGAAGATGAATTTTAATCAAATAATAACTGATGAGAAGACACAGCTCAACAGTACACAATTACATATACTGTTTTTATTTGATTAGTTTAGGCCTGCTGAAATGTTTACAGTTAGCACCATTGTACTGTATGCCGGCATGCTGAAATGTTTACAAACAATATGTTTTTAGCTTTGAAATGTTGTGTACATGTATAAACATAATGCTGTGTAATTCTAAATTGCATAAATCATGCAACACCATTGCCAACTGTATAAAATATGAAGCAAACTGGTTAGAACTAACAACAAATTTCATATAACTTTTGTTAAATTGTAAACATCAACCACTTTAACAGTGTTCAACTGTTTTGCTTTTTCACAGAAATATAAGTTTTTGCTTAaaagtcaataaattgattttaaTTTGTGTCATTTGTGTTAATTTGTTTGAGTTTTTAAAACTTTAAATATAAACAcaattctgtgtttttaatttttttgtatctTCGCTGGTCACATAACAGAAAATctatccatataataaaagggaagtggcctctgtgtgtttgtgtatccggagCAGTACTCGAAAaccagaaagagctgactttcatcctttgaaattcttatgtattttttttatgaagACTCAAgttgtgaaaacagcaaggtgattggaccaatattttttgagaactCCATTTCTGAAACAAGCCTGTTTATGTCACACTTCCAAAATAAGAGcctatatttcaaaataaaagcctgtgagctTGCTGTActctgacagaattcatcagtctatCCATCCTCTAACATttcagacagcagattcaaatttGGACATTTTCTATGTAcgtgtgaccccaaacccagaattaacatgttcacactccagaaaaaacagcagaattgtgtctcaacagtgtctcacGAACactgtgggcagcacggtggcttagtgattagcactgttgcctcacagcgagaaggtcatgggttcaattcccacctgtggcctttctgtgtggagtttgcatgttctccccatgtttgcatgggttccctcccggtgctctggtttcctcccacatccaaatacatgcgggttaggtggattgtaatctttaaattgtccgtaggtgtgcgagtgggcgtgaatgtgtttgtttgtctgtttgtggccctgtgacagactgccgtcctgtcctgggtgtaccccacctcacactgactgctgggataggctccagccacctgcaacccttgattggactaagcggttgaagatgtgtgtgtgtgtgtgtgtgtgtgtgtgtgtgtgtgtgtgtgtgtgtgtgtgtgtgtgtgtgtgtgtgtgtgtgtgtgtgtgtgtgtgtgtgtgtgtgtacactgtcACAGTggaaatataaaacttcagttatttgtaatttctttacatggaaaatTTTACAGGTTAAACAGCTTCAACAAAGCTTATTGACGACAAAatctcatttaaaaaaatttaatacAAATGAAatcttcaataaagactttcataaaagcaagttttttttctatagtaatacttaaaaaaaaaagtaacataaCTGTAAAGAGATTTTCCTCAAGAGTCAAATGACTACATCTAGGAACTGTGGTTCCCCACGGGTCAACGTCCTAGTATTGTTTaatatgtcaaatgttacaacagATGCTGAAATACAATAATAATGTTCTCTAACAAAGAAgaccttattaaaaaaaaaatgttatctaaTCATCAAACCTACATGTGTTTTTAACGAAGCGTTTATGCTTTTTCTTTATCTGTAGTTTCCTGTGATGGGTTTGTGTTATTGATTCTCAGGCGGAGGTTCAGTTCATCAATCAGCACAGAGCAGCAGGACTTCTGTCGggggaaaaacacacacatgaaaattaaCATTAAGttatttacagttgtgctcaaaagtttattttttttccactcctagttagtggttgggtgaagccatttattgtcctctttttaaatcataatgacaacagaaactatccaaatgaccctgatagagtttacatacccctgttcttaatatctttaacatcaatgacagcttggagtcttttgtggtagtttgtggacgaggctctctgatggtaaagctgccactgaatatgtcttggactttatttacattaattataaagaaatacaagggtgattctttaactacgggcactattggccttgtaaatgtaatttccaccacaccattgccttacaatataaagcgccttggggcaactgtttgttgtgatttggcgctatatacatgtgctctgatgtcactgtttatctccatagaaactacccaaacaatctttcatacaaactgtttagggacattacagtgttgtggtggaaattatggcaatagtgtgggacaactacattttgtttaaaaaaatcacaacagttgtgtaacattgaataccccaattatgttttgattattttactgatattttattcagagatattttaaaacattagaaaaaatgtttctttaccattcatttttatcattgaagatcaaaagtctgggtgtgggacaagcacaaaacggcaatatttgcatataatgatgctgaaaaaaggtgaaaaagtcatcatagactactagaacaaatttcttaacacactttcattgtaaagataactataaaagtgtgaaatttccccttttttctgtttttcatacaatatgatcaaaggacataataagtgcccgtagtctaagaatcacccacaaacaatATGatgctctatggtaaatctgcatggagtagacagttctcaaaaactgagtgactgtgcaagaaggacaagaatgaggaaagccaccaagacacccagaagaagttataggcttatgcggctgtgattggagaaagtgtgcacagtgcaaatttagcATTTTGTgttcatcttcatgatgaagtagtacagagaattttcttaaaaagaagacctgaaagttcagctacaacttGCAGAGCGACGGTAACAGAAAAACACATTGTCAAACcttgatacccccccccccccccaaaaaaaaataaaaaatttaccTCCTGGCACTGCTGTGATTTGTATATTTGCACAAACCTTCTGTGACGCTGCACGGCTGCGGCTTTTGGAGATGAGCTCCAGGACAGCC
It encodes:
- the plch2b gene encoding LOW QUALITY PROTEIN: 1-phosphatidylinositol 4,5-bisphosphate phosphodiesterase eta-2 (The sequence of the model RefSeq protein was modified relative to this genomic sequence to represent the inferred CDS: deleted 1 base in 1 codon; substituted 1 base at 1 genomic stop codon), which encodes MYNSGMNVTPGMAPLSPGLSGSPPLVPHVKTTFQSLGSLSSEVFSPSLARASLHQEKQTSSPMNSSTPSIMSSPKLWHKSSISRLAEEFFWIGGSIVAQPKWRLGQIVERRMCSMQNGTQMTKLKGKKKGLVRFFYLDEHKSCIRWRPSRKHDKAKITIDSINEVCEGKKSEVFRRYAENRFDANCCFSIYYGNHVKSLNLVSTSAEEARTWITGLKYLMAGISDEDSLARRQRTRDQWLQQTFSEADKNGDGTLSIGEVHQLLHKLNVNLPKQKVRRMFQEADTDENQGSLGFEEFCSFYKMISTRRDLYLIMISYSNQKEFMDLHDLTRFLENEQKMRGLAREHLLDIVAKFEPCPENPAMIGTGIDGFTNYMRSPAGDIFNPEHNQVNQDMTQPLCNYYIATSHNTYLTGDQLLSQSRVEMYAYVLQAGCRCVEVDCWDGPDGEPIIHHGYTLTSKILFKDVIETINKYAFSKSQYPVILSIENHCTVPQQKKMAQYLREVLQDKLDLSNINVNECKKLPSPGSLKGKILVKGKKLPANLDPDADEGDVSDETDEDEAAEGDEDDYAQANLXKTENYVTSFNQPKSKRRFGRSFMRSFKRKRKKRVRVKNKPMSDGESEYSSSRERTQIAYHPKRRKTMRLSRALSDLVKYTKSVHVYDIETQAFTSSWQVSSLNETVVNQILQLKPYELVRFNQRQLLRVYPSNYRVDSSNFNPQPYWNAGCHMVAMNYQTEGRMLELNRAKFFSNGNCGYVLKPKCMCKGAFNPMLEDPPPGPTKTQLVLKIISGQQLPKPKDSMFGDRAEIIDPFVEVEIIGLPIDCNKQQTGVVNDNGFNPMWEETLVFDIHMPQIALVRFQVWDYDPIGRAFIGQRTIAFISMMPGYRHVYLEGTAESSIFVHVATSNGTGKVKSTNAVKAAIQKAAQKHMKGHKTQFSQDFLVPSSEEGQPVHNHKDLDSVSQDSKNGEMSSLIEGPAAKAAIHKCAMSEPVRRAHKIKIHDPTKLRKGLLSRMSSTVSHSGVPVPCVKAYHSDLETSSHSSNAKSPSSESQNPFQVDMVTEPKSPQSNWYDQQNLSQTYELEPEQAGASEERLKKSDRENSIVLDLEQPESYEEMIKEPDPEESIALDLEQLEATEELLKETDPDEIIAQEFEQLEGPEKIQAEIDPDEFISLNFEQPGPSGKIPKEQELDQNFAHDPERPLKTQIQADSVPLPEFVTLLKIKSKFSPLVPPSSPARVRRTLEAPAVLRPSSPVRTKACSRSCPRKQTTLPQTPMVKHSPVVHREKEHTHHYSNYSYQVRPIPNGLCLSDCSSSSGGSTDSLEFVRSCVPPAGKERDGTLQREMKALFDQKMREIRCKSPLFF